The Juglans regia cultivar Chandler chromosome 2, Walnut 2.0, whole genome shotgun sequence genome includes a window with the following:
- the LOC108997700 gene encoding ACT domain-containing protein ACR4-like translates to MDDVYAKFIERMNPTRVVIDNESCELATIIEVVSTIRQGILLEVVQVLADLDLIITKAYVSSDGGWFMNVFNVTDCDGNKIRDEGILDYIQKHVETDACCLESMRGFTVGMPSEEHTSIELTGIDRPGLLSEVFAVLTDLRCNVVNGEIWTHNSRAAAVIDLTEQSTGQAIEDPKRLSTIKQLLCNVLQGNISFMTPRITISSSGVTHRQRRLHQLMFADRDFERLEDVEHSSRIHVCVLDCNDRDYTVVSIRSKDRPKLLFDTLCTLTDMQYVVFHGTVITERMEAHQEYYIRHIDGLPVSSEAERQRVIDCLEAAIQRRASEELELELCSDDRLGLLSDITRIFRENGLRIRQAEMATRGGKLKDTFFVTDVSGQPIDPKNVDLIRQQIGQNILRVKGNLSLSPKFPQEMARSFLFTNLFKSRSF, encoded by the exons ATGGATGATGTGTATGCAAAGTTCATTGAGAGAATGAACCCAACAAG AGTTGTGATTGACAATGAGTCTTGTGAGCTTGCCACCATTATAGAG GTTGTTAGTACTATTAGGCAAGGAATACTCCTTGAAGTTGTCCAAGTACTTGCAGACTTAGACCTCATCATAACAAAAGCATACGTCTCCTCTGATGGAGGATGGTTCATGAATG TGTTTAATGTGACTGACTGTGATGGGAACAAAATTAGAGATGAAGGGATCCTCGATTATATACAGAAG CATGTTGAAACTGATGCGTGTTGCTTAGAGTCAATGAGAGGGTTCACTGTGGGAATGCCCTCGGAGGAGCATACGTCAATTGAACTAACTGGCATTGATAGGCCTGGGCTGTTGTCAGAAGTATTTGCAGTACTTACAGACCTCAGGTGCAATGTGGTGAACGGTGAAATATGGACACACAATTCTAGAGCTGCTGCTGTTATTGACTTGACAGAACAGTCAACTGGACAAGCAATTGAAGATCCAAAACGGCTCTCTACTATCAAGCAATTGCTTTGCAATGTCCTCCAAGGAAATATCAGTTTTATGACACCTAGAATCACAATATCCTCATCTGGGGTAACACACAGACAAAGGAGATTACATCAATTGATGTTTGCCGATAGGGATTTCGAAAGGCTTGAAGATGTCGAGCATAGTTCAAGAATCCATGTTTGCGTATTAGATTGTAATGATAGAGACTATACTGTTGTCTCCATAAGATCCAAAGACCGGCCGAAGCTTTTGTTTGACACTCTGTGCACTCTAACAGATATGCAGTATGTGGTGTTCCACGGGACTGTCATCACAGAAAGGATGGAAGCTCATCAG GAATACTACATCAGACATATCGATGGGCTTCCCGTAAGTTCAGAGGCTGAGAGACAACGTGTTATAGATTGCCTCGAAGCAGCCATCCAGAGAAGAGCCTCTGAG GAACTGGAACTAGAACTGTGCAGTGATGACAGACTCGGACTCCTCTCGGATATTACCAGAATATTTCGGGAAAATGGTTTGCGCATTAGACAGGCAGAGATGGCAACAAGGGGAGGGAAACTCAAAGATACATTCTTTGTCACTGATGTGTCTGGCCAACCTATTGATCCTAAAAACGTTGATTTGATTAGGCAACAGATAGGACAAAACATATTGCGGGTGAAAGGGAACTTGAGTCTGTCTCCGAAATTTCCTCAGGAGATGGCAAGAAGTTTCCTCTTTACAAACCTTTTCAAAAGTCGCAGTTTTTAA
- the LOC108990231 gene encoding uncharacterized protein LOC108990231, with amino-acid sequence MIVTRSSNQGDFQCDPEIERTLCRLRKEARRNFEKNDLTLDSVFASNSDLEEEEVMAGNRTLKELAAPDLNQQPLCIAFPILDATTTFELKSGLIHLLPTFHGLAGEDPYKHLKEVHVVCTSMKPMGVTEEQIKLRAFPFSLKDSTKDWLYYLPSGSIVTWNKMKMLFLEKYFLASKAANIRKEICGIRQHNEKSLHEYWERFKKLCASCSHHQISEHLLIQYFYEGLHSTNRSMVDAVSGGVLVDKTPEAMRNLIANMEANSQQFGTRLDIPYKHVNEVNISSIEQQIASLTSLVRQIAVVNMQTAKACGICSVVEDATNMCPTLQDEPIEQVNAAGGFPGQLQRKYDPYSNMYNLGWRDHPNLSFGNPQVNQPATQNRPKLPAI; translated from the coding sequence ATGATTGTAACTCGATCTTCTAATCAAGGTGATTTTCAGTGTGATCCAGAAATAGAGAGAACTTTGTGCAGGTTAAGGAAGGAAGCTcggagaaattttgaaaagaacgATCTGACTCTTGATTCCGTATTTGCTAGTAATTCTGATTTAGAAGAGGAGGAAGTCATGGCTGGAAATCGAACTTTGAAAGAGCTTGCCGCCCCTGATTTGAATCAACAACCTTTATGCATAGCGTTTCCTATTTTAGATGCTACTActacttttgaattaaaatctGGACTAATACATCTCTTGCCCACTTTTCATGGCCTTGCAGGTGAAGATCCTTACAAGCATTTAAAAGAGGTTCATGTGGTATGTACGAGTATGAAACCCATGGGGGTGACTGAAgagcaaattaaattaagagcCTTTCCGTTTTCTTTGAAGGATTCAACTAAGGATTGGCTCTATTATCTACCATCCGGGAGTATTGTCACATGGAACAAGATGAAGATGTTgtttttggagaaatattttcTAGCTTCAAAGGCAGCCAACATTCGAAAGGAAATTTGTGGTATAAGGCAACACAACGAAAAGTCCCTACATGAATACTGGGAACGTTTTAAGAAATTATGCGCAAGCTGCTcccatcatcaaattagtgaGCATCTACTTATCCAGTATTTCTATGAGGGCCTTCATTCCACTAATAGGAGCATGGTTGATGCTGTTAGTGGAGGAGTTTTAGTGGATAAAACTCCCGAGGCCATGAGAAacttgattgcaaatatggagGCCAATTCTCAACAATTTGGCACTAGGCTTGACATTCCATATAAGCATGTTAATGAGGTAAATATTTCCTCCATTGAACAACAAATTGCGAGTTTAACTTCTCTTGTTCGTCAAATAGCTGTAGTTAATATGCAAACGGCGAAGGCTTGTGGGATTTGTTCGGTAGTAGAGGATGCAACCAATATGTGCCCAACTCTTCAAGATGAGCCCATTGAGCAAGTGAATGCGGCGGGTGGTTTTCCTGGACAACTACAAAGGAAGTATGATCCCTATTCGAACATGTATAACTTGGGATGGAGGGATCACCCCAATCTTAGCTTTGGTAATCCACAAGTAAATCAGCCCGCAACTCAAAACCGCCCTAAGTTACCAGCAATATAA
- the LOC108991635 gene encoding HVA22-like protein e isoform X1 has product MGKLWTFITQVHSISGPVLTLLYPLYASVMAIESTSKLDDEQWLAYWILYSFLTLMEMLLQPILEWIPIWYDVKLLFVAWLVLPQFQGAAFLYERYVREQMKKYRGPRVSDHRHHKSPNTLNNMKGKHKTFLEFITHKKGEQEAY; this is encoded by the exons ATGGGAAAATTGTGGACGTTCATCACCCAGGTTCATTCAATTTCTGG GCCGGTGTTAACGTTGTTGTACCCCTT ATATGCATCGGTGATGGCCATAGAAAGCACATCGAAACTGGATGACGAACAGTGGCTTGCTTACTGGATCTTATACTCATTTCTCACTCTCATGGAGATGCTTCTCCAACCCATTCTGGAGTG GATACCAATTTGGTACGATGTGAAGCTACTGTTTGTGGCGTGGCTAGTTCTACCGCAGTTCCAAGGGGCAGCCTTCTTATATGAGAGATACGTGAGAGAGCAAATGAAGAAATATAGAGGCCCGCGGGTTAGCGATCATCGTCACCACAAGTCTCCCAATACCCTTAACAACATGAAGGGCAAACATAAGACGTTCTTGGAGTTCATCACCCACAAGAAA GGGGAGCAGGAGGCATACTGA
- the LOC108991635 gene encoding HVA22-like protein e isoform X2 yields the protein MGKLWTFITQVHSISGYASVMAIESTSKLDDEQWLAYWILYSFLTLMEMLLQPILEWIPIWYDVKLLFVAWLVLPQFQGAAFLYERYVREQMKKYRGPRVSDHRHHKSPNTLNNMKGKHKTFLEFITHKKGEQEAY from the exons ATGGGAAAATTGTGGACGTTCATCACCCAGGTTCATTCAATTTCTGG ATATGCATCGGTGATGGCCATAGAAAGCACATCGAAACTGGATGACGAACAGTGGCTTGCTTACTGGATCTTATACTCATTTCTCACTCTCATGGAGATGCTTCTCCAACCCATTCTGGAGTG GATACCAATTTGGTACGATGTGAAGCTACTGTTTGTGGCGTGGCTAGTTCTACCGCAGTTCCAAGGGGCAGCCTTCTTATATGAGAGATACGTGAGAGAGCAAATGAAGAAATATAGAGGCCCGCGGGTTAGCGATCATCGTCACCACAAGTCTCCCAATACCCTTAACAACATGAAGGGCAAACATAAGACGTTCTTGGAGTTCATCACCCACAAGAAA GGGGAGCAGGAGGCATACTGA